One window of Methanogenium organophilum genomic DNA carries:
- a CDS encoding DUF6159 family protein, whose translation MSRISRGFRLFQETFGILKKDREMILFPILSGIVTLLVVATFLLPLAFSGILSESYAGGSFLLYVLLFLFYVVSYFIVIYFNTALVSCALIRLDGRDPTFMDGIHAASARIGKILSWTLIAATVGLILRLIRGDGDNLLASLASALLGAAWSLATFFVIPVIVVDDVGGLAAIQRSWKLFRSTWGETVVGSFSLGLIFIPAVLLLLVGLVAAMAGSFEVGVGIIGVALLLWVVSAVLYGALQGIFVAIMYRYATTGVVPDAIDRSLVEDAFVPKGSLR comes from the coding sequence ATGTCACGTATCAGTCGTGGGTTTCGGTTATTTCAGGAAACCTTTGGTATACTCAAAAAAGACCGGGAGATGATACTCTTTCCCATTCTCTCGGGGATTGTCACTCTCCTTGTAGTTGCAACGTTTCTTCTGCCGCTTGCCTTCTCAGGTATTCTCTCTGAATCATATGCGGGTGGGTCGTTTCTCCTGTATGTCCTTCTGTTCCTTTTCTATGTCGTGAGTTACTTCATTGTCATCTACTTCAACACGGCCCTCGTAAGCTGTGCTCTGATTCGTCTGGATGGCAGGGATCCGACGTTTATGGATGGCATTCATGCGGCCTCCGCACGTATCGGAAAAATACTCTCGTGGACGCTTATTGCAGCAACGGTGGGTCTCATCCTGCGCCTCATCCGCGGTGACGGGGACAATCTTCTCGCATCACTTGCATCTGCCCTTCTCGGTGCGGCCTGGTCACTTGCAACATTCTTTGTGATTCCGGTGATCGTGGTGGATGATGTGGGTGGTCTTGCTGCGATCCAGCGGTCATGGAAACTCTTCAGATCAACCTGGGGCGAGACCGTTGTGGGTTCATTCTCGCTGGGCCTGATCTTTATCCCTGCGGTTCTTCTGCTGCTTGTGGGTTTGGTTGCCGCCATGGCCGGTTCATTTGAGGTTGGTGTCGGAATTATCGGGGTGGCGCTCCTCCTCTGGGTGGTATCTGCTGTCCTCTACGGTGCACTCCAGGGCATATTTGTTGCCATTATGTATCGGTATGCAACGACCGGAGTGGTGCCGGATGCGATTGATCGGTCCCTTGTTGAGGATGCCTTTGTGCCAAAGGGGTCGCTCCGGTGA